The Rhinolophus ferrumequinum isolate MPI-CBG mRhiFer1 chromosome 21, mRhiFer1_v1.p, whole genome shotgun sequence region accaaggtacatcataattaaaatgccaaaggttaacaacaaagagagaatcttaaaagcagcaagagaaaagcagttagttacctacaagggagctcccataagactttcagctcatttctcaacagaaattttgcaggccagaagaaattggcaGGAAGTATTGAGAATGATGAacagcaaggacctacaaccaagattactctaaccagcaaagctataatttagaattgaagaatcgataaagagcttcccaaataagaaaaagctaaaggagttcatcactgaaccagtattacaaggaatgttagaggaacttctttaagacaaaaaataaaaaacatgaataataaaatggcaataactacatacctatccacaattactttcaacataaatggattaaatgttccaatgaaaagatagggaggctgaatggataagaaaacaagacccatatatatgctgcctacaagagactcacttcagatcgaaagacacacacagacagaaagtaaagggatggggaaaagatattccatgaaaatggaaacaaacaaacaaaaatctggggtagcaatacttataccagacaacacaggctttaaaacaaagactataacaagagacaaagaaggacctagtaatcccatttctgggtatttatccgaagaaacccaaaatactacttcgagacccatctatatgttcattgcagcattgtttacaatatcTAAGATATGAAATCAATCTGGGTATCCCTaaatagaagaatgaataaagaagaggatatatatatatatatgtatgtatatatacacacacacacatacacacaatggaatattactcagccattaaaaacattgaaatcttgccatctgaaacCTATAGGGTATTAGATGGGATATAGGGATATAGGATGACCTatagggtattgtgctgagtgtagtaaatcagacagtgaaagacaaatgtcacatgatCTCACtcataagtggaatctaaagaacaaaataaacaaataaacgaaacagaaacaaactcatagatagagaacattttaattgttgccagatgggagggggtttggggttGGTAAAAATGGGTAAGAGATTAAGTAGtgcaaattagttgttacacagtagtcacggggatgtagggtatcacataaggaatatagtcaataatattgtagtaactacgTCTGGTGTAAGATGGGTACGAGATCGAtcggggttgggggacagggtgaaaaaggtgaagggttaTGAAGTACCAACTGGTCgttacaaaatagccacagggatgtaaaataaagtctagggaatataatcaatagcgcggtaataactatgtatagtgccaggtgggtactagtcagggggatcactttgtaaattatataaatgtctaaccactatgctgtacaccagaaactaatataaaataacattgaatgtcaactttaattgaaaaattaaaaagggagggaagattaaggggaataagaggttccaatttccaggtataaaacaaataaatcttgggGATGTgatgcacagcatagggaatatagtcaataatattgtgattgtgGTAAGGAGTCcagtggttgctggacttaccatggtgatcgcttctttagcgtagggaatataatcaataatatggtaataactcagTTTCAGGTGGTTACTGTTGAACAACTATgatatacacctgaagctaatataatattgtatgttagctatattttaataaaaagtctttaaataaatttgcacacataaataaataaaacctcctCCTGGTTCTCTCTCAATATACCTGGCCACCAAGGTGCCCACTAGACACAAGCCTGAATCAACCAAAAATTAACCTTCTTTCCTCCATGGTGGGAGGGCTTGAACCTCAAATCACCTAGTGCtgcaaaagcaggaagaaacgaaaaaaataaaacactcccCCATTAAAATATCTGCTGCTACTTCCAATGGAAGGATATCCTCAATCTATGGCCCCGGATCATAAATTTggaagcacagaaaaagaaacgCAACCGCAGCCCCACTGCGGGGCTCTTCGGGAAAACATATTCACAGGGCCATTTCATGTAAATGCCATgtattgatttttgaattttagaGTCACCTTTTGGACCAAGCACAGAAGACAGAATTTTGGTTACAAACAGAACATAGATGTTAAGAGCTGGGATCATGGAAAAATGAAGGTACATCAGGCTGCTAGGTAGGAGGgaagagggggttggggaggagggtcCCAGTGCTGTCACCCTCATACTATACAGAAGACAGACAATGGGATTTGATAGAGTTCTGGCTGAAGTGGATAAAGTTACAAAAAACAACCAAGCAAAGAACCAAAAATATAACTACCCAAAactgagagaaggggaaggaaggaatgaagcaTCAAAGCATTAAATTCTCCTTTTTTGTTGACATGGGCTAAAAATGACACAGGGAGAAATTGtgatttaaacatattatttggAGATAAACTACTAAAAGAGTAAAAAACAGGGTCCAACTGCTGGCTCTGGGCTAAAAATGGAAGGGAAGATATAGAGCAGGAAacttcacttttatttataaGCTCTTCTGTGccctttgggtttttttgtttgtttaccatgGGCATGCATTATTTTGATTTAAAggattaattttaagttttaagaaatgaCACCAAAATCCTAGCCAACTGAGCCAGAAATGGCCAGGCCATCTGCTGGCTGCCGGGTGCCCACTTGTCTGCTGGGCACAGAGGGGTCAGTGAGGTGGTAGGTGCCCTGGTTGGAGCCAGGGATCGGGAAGCCAAAGAGGCAGGCGGCAAGGCCCCGCGCACGCGCCTTAGCCCAGCATGTTCCGGCACCGAAGCCGCTCCTCCTCCCGCTTCTCCTCCAGGCGGCCCGCCAGCAGCCTCAGCTCCCTGTGCACCGCCTTCCTCATGGAGGGCTCCAGCTCCAGCACCTTCTCCAGGTCCGCCTTAGCCTCCGCCTCGTTCCACACCTCTGCGTGAGCCCTGGCCCGCACATAGTAGGCCTTCACAATGCCTGTGGGGAGGATCGAGCTGGACCCGCTGCCCAGTCCCAGAGGCAGCTCCCACCCACGGGGCCTTCCCTGCTTACGAAACCTGTAACCTTGACCAAGATCCTTAGCTTCTCTGTACTTCCTGAGCCTCGTGTCCGCgactgtgaaatggggatggtaataataatagcagttgCTACTCCTCACCCTTGTGCAGACCCTTCCACGGCCTCATAACTAATTTTATACTCAtaactttctattctgtttcttatAGAGGCTCCCCAAATGGTGACCGCTTCAGGTCCCATCCTTGCACCTATCCTGGGTGGTTATTATGCGGATTACATGACAGGACAAATACGCAGAatttagtgcctggcacacagtaagtgtcTAATGTTGTTGTTAACGTTATTCAAATACCACTGTCACCTACGGTCCTGTTATCCTGCCATACCCACATATCACAGATACTAGTATTTACTTAGTGGCGTTCTCTATAGTGATGgcccccttttaaaaaatcccGTTTACTGCTTCACACAATCACAGGCTTGTCAAGCTACTTATATGTTTGTCctaatgcatattaaaatacCTCTGCAAGAAGCATTGCTTGTCCATCACCTGTCATATGGCTCCAGACTTGGGAAACCTTGCTGGGCCGAGGCAAGGTTTGGCGCCTTGATACCATCAGAAAAGAAGCGCATGGAGATCTGTGCAGGTGACttggagccctgggctggaccCCACCCCCTCCGACCCTGCCCCGCCCGCCGGCCACCCACCTGGGTGCAGCCGAAGGATGTCACTGGTGTGCTCCAGCACCTCGTAGTACTCGCCCCTCTTCAGGAGGCACTGGCAGTAGTTGAGGATGAGGGTGTTGATCATCTTTTCCAGCTTCAGCCACTGCGCCTCCCAGGGCTTCTCCTACCCGTGGAGAAAGGTCTGCCGTGAGCTCGGGCTGCTGCCTgacacccctcctcccccagggccccGGCCCAGGCAAGGCTGCTCCCCCAATGGCGGGCCTCTTCCCACCTTGGTCTGCAGGTTCCTCAGGCAGACAATGGCTTCCTGATACTTGGTGGAGGCCTCCTCGTAGCGGCCCAACTTAAAGAGCCGGTTTCCTTCTCCATGCAGAATGGGCACTGCCTGCATCTTCTCCGTGTTGCTCAGGTTCCAGGTCTCTCTCTGGTACTCGCTCGGGGCCTCCACCTGGCCCAAGAGATGCAGGTTGGCGAGGTGGGGCCCCAGGTGCCTGCAAACTAGCAGGTAGGGACCCCAGCACATCTCACCGAGGTCAGCTCTGCATTTTCCACAGTGAGGTTTCACCGGCACAATCATGCTTGATCAAACACATATAAACAGGGAAAGGAAGCAACAAGGTCCCAGGGGCCCCACCTCAAATCAGCGCCTTTGTGCAAATTAGGAAAAGACGCCACTTTGTCAACACACTTTACTTCCAATATTCAGAAAACTGCCATAATATCCGTGTCATTAGAACAAGACACTTAATTGCCATCTGCTGGAGAATTGTCATTATAAAAGTACAAATATACAATGTCTATGATGAGCATCTTAAAGGTGACGCCCTTGCTCGGTGTACAACTGTTCGAACAGGCCCTTCGGTGACAGTttcgtgtttgtttgttttcacccACACAGCCCGCAGGCTGAGCTTCAGCTCAGCCATAGCTGAGTCCCTCGCCACTCCACAAACACGGGCTATCACTCACTCTGGGTCAGTGAGTGTGGATAGTTCCACATTGCCTCTTCTACTAGAAAACCAGGTCTGAACCCACAAACCACCAGGACTGGAAACGAGGATACAATTCTaaacttttgaaaacagaaatggaagTAGAGAACCAATAGAAGTAAAATGCCTCCAAAATGAAAAcgaatgacatttttttaaaaattggtccCAAATGGGCTTTTCCCTTGGAAAAGGCCAAAGTgtcttttggggggaggggttcaAATTCCAATTCTCCTTTGGTTTATGaaccttttcttgttctttaaagcGAAAATGGGTGACAGCTAATGACTTGTGGTGTTGGGCTCCCATGATGCCCACGGGCCCTGGTCTCTCTCTGATGCTGGGacagccccctcctcccacctcccaccccgcAGGGTCCCACCTGCAGCAGCTCAATCACAAAGATCAGAGGCTGCGGCTCCTTCTGCAGCTCGTCCAGGTCCTCATAGCCCAGTGTGTGGTAGGCGAACATGTTGGCCAGCCCGCATGTGTGCACATGCCACTCGGTGGGGTCCTTGCCCTCTGCCATCTGACGCAGACTCCGGGACAGGATGGGGTACACTCCCGTGTGCTGTGGGAAAGACAGGCAGATGGCATTGGGGTTGTCTGCTCAGAGCTCACTGGACCTCCGAGTCCCTGCTCTGAACCTCCCCCCAGCAGGAATCCTGCTGCCCCACTACACCTACCCCATGGCTATGACCACCTATTGTCCCCAACTTACCCCCCACTAATAGCTGCAGGTAATTTTGTGCTGGGCAAAGTGCTCTACATTGGTTAGCTCCTTCCATTCTTAAGATGACCCAACAAGGGAGGcactttcacagatgaggaagctagaccccagagaggttaagtaacttgcttaaggtcacacagctacgaAATGacagagcctggattcaaacccagctccAGAGGCCACGCTCTAGCCACAATGCCATGCTGCCTCTTGCTGACCCTTGTAGTCAACTTGAATGAGTTTCTCTCCAGAGTCCATAAAGCCTGTGACTCGCAGGCAGGGAACTGTAGAGTGCACTGGGAGAAGCAGGGCTCTGGGGTCTGAGAGCTGAGTTGGCATCCTGACCTGCTGCTGATTAACAGTGAGCCCAGATCACCACCCCTCTCTGTGCTCCGGTCCCCTCGGGTGCACCGGTCTAGGAGTAGGGCTGTgatagggattaaatgagatggtacGATATAGGTCCAGCTCACCTTAGACTCAGCCTCAGGGAGCTGGGATTTGCCACCTCGAGGTGGAAGAGGACTGGGGAAatcaggctcttggcctcaggCCAGGCCTCGGCCATGCTGGGCCTCAGCTGCCCCATCTGTAAGCTGGGAAACCCCATAAGACGGTCTTTGAGAACCCCTCTTCTTGGGCTGGGTCCTGACCTGGCCCCTCTCAGGCTCGTGCACAGCAACTCCAGTAAAAACACACTATTGAGAAGTGAAAGGGCAGAAATGGTTCCGCTTGTCTTCCAATGGGGATGAAGGTCACCCTCTCCCACCAGCCAGGATCAGCCCCGAATGCCCTAGGCTTCTCTGAGAGGTAACCAGATGGCAGTTAAGCCTGTTGGGATTAAGGCTGAACTACGGGAGGGAGAGGCCCCCAGGATTAGCTTGCTACAGGAAAGAGGCACTCCTGGCCCTGGCATGGCTGCCCCCAGCTCTCAGGCTTCTGCCCCCCGCCAGTTGAGTGTGAGCCGTGGAACCGAAGGTCAGGTGGCTCTTTGGCCATGACCTCCAAGGCTTTGTCCTGCTGAACACTGCTGCCCTAGCGCTGCCAGGGCCTGGTAACCATGGTGGGCTGTGGGATGCTGCCAGGAGTGGGACAAAATTTCAGGAAGGAAGATAAAGGTGAGAGAAGGAACAGAACTCCAGAATCCCACCCCCACGTGGCAGCACCTCGGAGGGAGGAACCGGGTAAAGGTCTCAGTTCTGTGCCTACTCTTGAGGCCCTGCTTGTCCAGCTGCaggccagaggggcagccggagtCACAGGAGGGTCTCTTTGGAGCTAGACTCCAGCCTTTAGGACTCACTCAGCCCACTGGGCTGTGACGGGGGCAGGGGGCACCCGGAAACACTGCCCCTCTCTGGGGCCTCACGGCCACAGCCTGGTTCTAAGGGGCTATATCTATTCTGAAGTTTGCAAACGGGCACGCTGCAGGCCCTAATCAGCTCACAGATGGGTTTGTCTCGTCCTTCACATTGTGGGACTTTCTGTtaattagttgccaacatttaaacaCTGAGAGAGTTCACATACTAAGGAAGATTTTTGGCTTGTCTCAAAAAGTCAAACTATCCAGTCGCATTGGGTCTGCCCCTTTCACATGACAACCatccatgggagctgagggtaagCTGCCCCCTTTGGATGGGGCAGACGGTCTACAGTCAGTCAGGGCTCCTAACCCCTTGTGGAATTTGAATTTGCAACCCCTGGCCTCACAAGATTGGGTACCAGCAAGATGCCCACATAGAAACCAGGATCCTCCCCAggagggggtggggtagggtggaaCAAGGAGGGATACATTTCCAGGCAGAAGCTCCCTGAGCCCCCTGACTGACCCTGCCTGGGTGGTttaggggaggggtgggagggaggaagcccCCTGCCCCTGCCGAGACCTAAACTTCAAGGCGATCCAGTGAGGACTGTCCAGGCAGAGGGCTCTGCAGGGAGTGATGAGCCGCAACTGCTGGGGGGAACCCGGCCTCCTAAGTCCTTTGTCAGAGGACCTGATTGCCCCACTGATTGGGGAGTCTTTCCAAAACTCAGATTCTGAAGTCAAGAGAGGGGCCAACTAAATGAAACATGCCAAGCCGTTTCACACTTCCTGGCCTGGAGCTGCCTCTCGTCACACTTCCAGAGCTGGTGAAATCCTAtgcatccttcaagacccagctcaatGTCATCTTCTTGAAGAAGTCCCCCTAAGGCCCTAACGCCGTTCGTTAGTCGCCCCTCTTCTGTGGCCTGAAAGCACTCTGCCCTCACTTAACGATGTCGTCACGCTAGCTGCCTGCACTGTATTCACTTAGGTGGCTGCTCCTCCTTTGAGGGCCAAGGACGTTGCCTGTTTTATTCCTGACACCCAGCATAGGCCAAATCTGGTGCCCAGTGAATATTTTCGAGAtataagttggtgcaaaagtaattgcggtttaaaaggttaaaaataattgcaaaaaccgcaattatttttgcaccaacctaatagctgcTTAGTGAGGGAAGTCTGAAGTATGAATACTATTGGTTGAAAGAAAGGATGGATGAATTGATATCTGGGTGTGTGGATGGATAGAAGGATGGATAAAAGGTGGATGCGTAAGTAGGTAAATGACTCAAGAAggggtgtgcgtgtgcgtgtgcgtgtgcgtgtgtgcactcCATCATGGCAGCTGTGGGCTGGTAgatgtggggaggtggggaggcccTACTGGAAAAACCAAGTCACTGGTATAAAAGTTACCAGCCTGTGAGATGGGCAGTGCACTTGTGTGACTGCTCATGTGGCCCAAAGAACACAGACACCACAGGAATCAAAGGGCCATGCCCACATTACGGAAATAACAACAGCTTGTGTTTTTGAAAACAACACATCCACCAATCAAGAATCTATTGACAGCCTTCTATGCACTCAGCTTACCTCTATCAGCAACTACACAGATGGAGAGGGGGCCCTTGTGGTGACCAAGCCTCTAACCTATGGCCTAAATTACAGGTACACATGGGTCTAAAAAGTGCAGGAGCTCTTCATTGTAAGAAAGTCAGTAGATATCACTTTAAACTGAAACCACAAAGAAGCCAATTTCCTGacctgttaaaaataaaacatctttttcaaaaattgaaaacatcgGGATGAAGAACAACACAAGGACTGGTACAAAGGAAAGATGTGCAACTAAGTAATACTGAGTATTTGCTAAgtgggtgaataaatgaataacgCATTGACTGGGATCCCCTAGTGGTCGAGGACGATATTGCAGCCTGACTCAGCCATTGTGAAGAGAAACACTGGCTAAGGAGTGAGGGGACCAGAGGACCCACCCGGACTCTGTTCCTTAACTTATTCCACCAAGAGCAagttatttcccttctctgagtcttaaatttcctcatcagtaaaacaaGAGAGTTGGTCTCTAATACTCTTCTACTTCCACATACTAGCTCCTACTTTTCAATTGCCTCGTACCACGATTTGCCCTCGTATTCATCCTATCATGTAATCCCCACAACAGCTCCTTAACTTAgggatttgtttatttataaatgagcAAATAGATTTCCAGTAGGGAAAAAtgactttcccagggtcacacagctaataaacgACAGAGCAAAGCCCAAACTCAGCTCCCTATCTATCTCCCCCAAATTGCTCTCCTGGAAGGTCAGTGGCCCATGGCAAAATAATGAGTCTGGGCATCTGCCACCAATGGCTGCTGAATGCATTCGATGACAGTCAAGGGGGGGCTTTGTAATGGCTGGATGAGGCTGTCAACATCTGAACTCATCAATCAATGAGAGGTAAGCAGACATGGAGTGCCTCCCACGGGGAAACACAGCACAATCTCTAGAAAATGCAGGGGGTAGAGGAACAGGTTAGATAACTCCATGGCGAAGCAATTAGCAAAATCAGAATGTGGGGACTTCTACAGGACGAGTGACCCAGTTCCTCCGACAAATCCATGTCAAGGGTAAAAAGAGGGAGGAGAACCCACAGATCAAAAGAAGCTTAAGAGATGTATCAACGAAGATCTATGCATTGACTTTGTGGGGATCCTTATTTGAATAGGCCAGTCATAAAGAGTAAATGAGGCCACAGTGGGAGAAATTTGAACAGTGCCTGGATATTAGTTGTTATGAAGGAATTATCGGGGTTTGTGAAAGATGTAATAATGATGTTGAGGTGTTTTtgttaattgctttctttttagaGACATACATTGTagtatttacagatgaaatgatctGGTGTCTGGAATGTACTTAAACCATGTGGGATAAGGAAGAGAAGTGGATCGTGGGGGGAATGAAACAAGACTGGCCGTGGGGTGACGGTGGCTGGCACTGGATGATGAGATCTTGGAAGTCCAGAATATTTTTGTCGacttttatatatgtttgaaagCTTCCGTAAGAAATGTTTGTGTAAAGGCCAGTGAGTTTTGCCATTTCTATCTGGGCCACAGAACAAGGAGGCTAATGTGTATGGGTGATTTGTAAGAGTGCCataaatgtgaaaacaattttGCAATGTGGGCAGAAGTGGGGAGGAGGACAGAAAAGTGACCAATGGCTGAAAGTCTCCAGGATCTAATAATCCTGTACAAAAGTGAGGATTGTGACGTGGGCAGGCCACTCCTACAGGGCACGGCCCTGCTCCCACATCTCACCAGCCAGCCATGACACTGATTGTCACTTTAGAGCTTGTTCTTTCGGGTGCATCCATCTCCATCTACATTGTGGCAGGGAGGGAGAGTGCAAGATGGGGCTTGCAGAGTTTTGTCTTAACCCCACTTTCCTGGAACACAGCAGCCCTGCAAAACGCACGGGGGTAGGGAGGGCTGTATAAGGCAAATCCAGGGAATGGGCCAGCATGGCCTACTTACGATGGTGTCACACCAGAACTCGGCCACTTCTCTGATCCGCATGGACGTCAGCAGGGTTTCCCAGACCTCCAGCTTGAACATATTCCCAATGACAATGTGCATGGGCTGGCCCACCTGCTTGCTGTCATCTATCACCGTCCGCTCCTCATCGCATTTCATGGTGCGGAAATGAAAGGTCACCTGGTCACCAAGAGAGTGGACCCTGGTCTAGACATACCTCCCAACGCCCAGCAGAAGCCACCGCACTGTCACCAACTCTCAGGGCTGTCCTCAGGGGTCAGCTCACCCAACCCGCAGATAACTCTGACCCCCAGAGCATACCTACCCTGCCTGCATGCCCCCACGGACAAGGAACCCACCCCCTCCTAAAGGACCCCATCCCACTCTTGACCACTTTGCAGGTTAGGATGTCCTTCCTTAAATAAGCCCTAAATCTGAGGCCACAGACCCAGCTGCTCCATCATCCAGGGAAGTCCACCAGAGATTTGTGGACAAACACCATGACCCCTGAGGGCCCTTCCTTCTTGCTTAACATTTGGGACTCCAGAAAAATTCCCAGAGCCCTCCCCTCACCCCGTGCTGAAGTTTAATTTGCAAAGTATTAAACATGCCCAATAAATGGGCACCAAGTCGGAGCTTCCCAGATGCCCAGGTGTTGATAATTCCAGAGAGGACCCATCTGGCTATTTTTTGGCAAAGGTGAAGCCTGTTAGCAGTTCCATGGGGCTCAGTGGGAATGCAGAGGCTTCCGTGGAGGGCCCCTATCTGGTCTGGGGGGACAGGCCTCACTCACTTGGGATCCAGTGATGAAGTTTGGGAGCGCCCCCGTGCCCCCATGCAGAATGGTTTTCTTGATCCCTTCCACGTTCAGGAGCAGAGCAGCTTCCATGGCTCGGGGTGGAGGAGGACGCCCAGCCCAGGCTGAGATAATCTTGCTGGGGAGAAGGCGCTCAGGCTGACATCTGGGGATTTGCCTGACCGGGAGGGGTGCAAATGAGAGGAGTAAGGAGGGGTAGTGCCCAAAGCTGGCCTAGGCGGCTCTCAGGGCCACTACCCACAGCCCAGCCTTCTGCCCCCTCCATCCCCTCACTGCTCCTCTCAGGGATGGGAGGCGCCTACCTGACATTATTGCACCAGTTTTAGTTTTGCCCGcctcaaaaagaaaaggaagtcagCTGGAGCTTTCTGAAAGAAGacaagggagagggaagagtgagcaggagagaggcctcagaccaccgaagaggaaaaggaaggaagaccGGAAgcccctctgccctgcctggcccctggggCTGCGTCTCTTTAGATACCAGGCCAGGgccctgccttccttctttcctgtttcctctccctttcttccccaagCTCTGTCTGCCCACAAGAGGATGTGACATGTGGCAGGAGTGGCAGGTTTCTGGCTTGGGAGAACGCTAAAACAGAGTAAGAGAAAGGGGACAGGCTTGGGGACAGTTGAGGagccctctcccagccccactcctgcctcccctcccctacAAGGTCTGGCTGGAGGCAGCGGGGCTCTCTCCTCCCCTTTGGAGCGGCTCAGCCCTGTGCCACGGGACCCAGGCAGAACTTACACTGGGCATTGAGGTCCCCTTTCTGGTCTCAAGTGAAAAATCATGTGAAGATTTGGTGTTTGGTGCCACCTAGTGGCCAGTTCGAGTTTTTATGCCTTGGCTCCCCTGGGTCTTGGGAGTGAGGAGATTCCGAAAGCCAGCCACAAAACTTTTCTCTTCTTGACCAGAGACTGACTTGTTACAGAGAGAAGGGACACAGGACCTTACCACAAGGAGAGATGAGAACACTGGACTGGGAGCCAGCTAGCGCTGCATTCAAAGGGCTGATCCCTCCTCTTATTTCCTGATATTGTGGCCTTGGATGTCTCCTCTCCCTAATTCTATTTTCTCAACTGAGACAGGAAAATCgacctctcctgcctccctctcctgggAGGTGTCCTGGGAGCACTGAGCCTGACCCCAAAACCCAGCACCCCTGAAGGTCTCCCATGAGGAGCCGTCGCATAGAAGAGGCCCAGCCGGGGCCAACTGGTCTGGGCCTGGGAACCAAGAGTGATCACCCTAAGTGATCAGGTCCCGCCCCCCAGGCCCAGCTCCATTCCTCTCTGGGGGCAGGACATCAGGCTGGAGGGGACAgaggtcttctttttcttctgttccatCCTTTCTCGGGCCACACAGCAACACAGAGCAGTCTgcatactatgtttccccaaaaataagaccgagtctgtcacgcagggtgtcatgcggggtctctggtccctctcctcacataagaatgcacgatgtggtgaggccaaaaaggaacacccacggagccatagatagggaagtcataccactatattctcgccggcggctgggttggagacacaggaagcaggagccacactatctgcaatccaccgcccacttctctgccaacccacctcacttgctagctgcaatccgccgtgctaactgcaatccgctcttgctagctcagccaccatctccttgctagcccccattttctgctagcctagccacagcagttatattagtgaccaatggctcactggttacagctgacggccaactagccacagctgatggccatccaatcacagttgatggccatttactacccgagggagcacctttccacgtgagggcaagagcctggaaactgcactcctggctctgtccccactgggtcttatattaatttttgctccattaggcctaattttcaggggatgtcttattttttcatgtacaacaatctatatttattcaaatacagtcacgtcatcttcttctggaacatcgtcacaACGTACTAAATgagtccgtctggctgacaatcttaactggggcttattttcagcgtaggtcttatttttggggaaacatggtacacagGAGGAAAGATGGATGCTTAGATggtaaaactacaaagaaaataaaagtgattacCATAAagtccagggagggagggaggacactCAGCAGGGGTGGGGTGGCTTCTTCTGGGGTCCTGGCAACATTCTGTTTCTTCACTGCGTGATGGTTTCTTCACATGGATGTTTGCTTTCTAAGTATTCATTATACTAAGCTTCCTGATTTAGGCATTTTTCTCTGTGATATAATTCacaatggaagaaaaagataTAATCATGTCTCACACTTAAATCTCTCCTATTGTTTAAATTGCTTCCCTTTATAAAAGGGTCAAAGGACGCACAGCGATTGCAGTTATCAAGAGGAGGTAGAG contains the following coding sequences:
- the AIPL1 gene encoding aryl-hydrocarbon-interacting protein-like 1; amino-acid sequence: MEAALLLNVEGIKKTILHGGTGALPNFITGSQVTFHFRTMKCDEERTVIDDSKQVGQPMHIVIGNMFKLEVWETLLTSMRIREVAEFWCDTIHTGVYPILSRSLRQMAEGKDPTEWHVHTCGLANMFAYHTLGYEDLDELQKEPQPLIFVIELLQVEAPSEYQRETWNLSNTEKMQAVPILHGEGNRLFKLGRYEEASTKYQEAIVCLRNLQTKEKPWEAQWLKLEKMINTLILNYCQCLLKRGEYYEVLEHTSDILRLHPGIVKAYYVRARAHAEVWNEAEAKADLEKVLELEPSMRKAVHRELRLLAGRLEEKREEERLRCRNMLG